Below is a window of Desulfarculaceae bacterium DNA.
CTCCGCCCAAGAGGAGGCGAAAGAGACTCAGTTGCGCGAAGAGGCCGCGGCTCCCCCGCCGCCTCCCGATCCCCAGCCCGACCTGGGCCAGGGGTCCGACCTGGAGATGGAGATGGAGCAAGAGCCCCAAGAGGGACAAAGGCACCATCTGCCTCCGGTGGACTTCAGCGGACTGATCCTATCCCTTGCCCATGCCACCATGATGCACCTGGGCCAGATTCCCGATCCCAACGGGCAGCCCATGCCCGCGGACCTGGAGCTGGCCCGGCACACCATCGACACCATCGCCATGCTCAAGGAAAAGACCCAGGGCAACCTGAGCCCCGAGGAGCAGCAGTTGGTGGAGACCGCCTTGACCGAGCTGCGCATGGCCTTTGTCCAGATCGCACGCTAGCCTCCTAATTCACCTTTCTTAGGAGGAGACACTAAATGTCTTTTGCAAGACGTATGAATATCCATAAGCCCCTGCTGCTGGCGCTGGCCCTGTTGATGGCCCTGGCCGTGGCGGTTCCGGCGAGCGCCGAGTACGTGCCCGCCTCCTTCGCCGACCTGGCCTCCAAGGTCTCGCCGGCGGTGGTCAACATCCGCATCGTCAAGGTCATCAAATCCGGTGGCCCCGGCATGTACAACTTCCAGGGACAGCAGCAGGGCCCGGGCTCGGAAAACCAGCCCGGCGCGCCCGACCTGCATGAGTTCTTCCGCCGCTTCTTCGGCGGCCAGGGCGGCCCCGGCGGTCCCGGCGGCCCCGGCATGCCTCCGGGCCATCCCCGCGAGTTCAAGCAGCGCGCCCTGGGCTCCGGCGTGATCATCGACCCCACCGGCTACGCCATCACCAACAACCATGTGGTGGCCGAGGCCGACGAGATCCTGGTGCGGACCAAGGACGAGAAGGAATACCCGGCCACCATCGTGGGCCGCGACCCCAAGACCGACCTGGCCCTGATCAAGATCAAGGCCGATCATGAGCTGCCCTTCTTGTCCCTGGGCGACAGCGACAAGGTGCGGGTGGGCGATTGGGTCCTGGCCGTGGGCAACCCCTTCGGCCTGGAGCACACCGTCACCGCGGGCATCATCAGCGCCAAGGGCCGCATCATCGGCGCGGGCCCCTATGACAACTTCCTGCAGACCGACGCCAGCATCAACCCGGGCAACTCCGGCGGCCCGTTGATCAACCTCAAGGGCGAGGTGATCGGCATCAACACCGCCATCGTGCCCCAGGGCCAGGGCCTGGGCTTCGCCATCCCGGTGAACACCACCAAGCAGATAGTGGCCCAGCTCAAGACTACCGGCCGGGTGATCCGCGGCTGGCTGGGCGTCACTATCCAGCCCGTGACCAAGGAGCTGGCCGAGAAGTTCGGCCTGGACGAGGCCATGGGAGCCCTGGTGGCCGACGTGGTGCCCGGCAGCCCGGCGGCCAAGGCCGGCCTGAAGCGCGGCGACGTGATCGTGCGCTACGACGGCAAGAAGGTCAAGGACATGCAGGCCCTGCCCCGCCTGGTGGCCGAGACCAAGGTGGGCAACGAGGTCACCGTGGAAGTGGTGCGCGGCGGCAAGAAGCGCCCCTTGCAGGTCACCATCGGCGAGCTCAAGTCCGAGACCCCGGCCAAGGCCAAGGTGGGCAAGGTGGAGCAGAACAAGCTGGGCCTGGCCCTGCAGCAGCTCACCCCCGACCTGGCCAAGCAGCTGGGCATCCCGGGCAAGAAGGGCCTGGTCATCACCGGCATCGAGGGCGGCAGCCCCGCGGCCGAGGCCGGTCTGATGCGCGGCGACGTGATCCTGGAGGCGGCCCAGAAGCCGGTGACCAACCTGCAAGAGTTCAACGACGCGGCGGGCAAGCTCAAGCCCGGCGACGGCCTGCTCCTGCTGGTCCAGCGCCGCGACTCCACCCTGTTCGTGGTGATCAAGGCGCCTAAAAACTAGACCAACCGCAAACCGGGGGGCCCTTCGGGGCCCCCCTTTTTCGTGAGGGGCTCATGCATCTGACCCTCGAGGCCCCGGCCAAGGTCAATCTTTACCTGCGCATCCTGGGGCGCCGCCCCGACGGCTACCACGACCTGGCCACCCTCATGCAGCCCCTGGACTTAAGCGACACCCTGGAAGTGACCCTGGGCGCCCCGGGCCTGAGCCTCAGCTGCGACCGCCCCGAGCTGGAGGGCCCGGACAACTTGGTGCTTAAGGCGGCCCGCGCCTATTACGCCGCCCTGGGCCGCCCCCCGGCGGCGCGTTTTCATTTGGTGAAACGCATCCCCGTGGCCGCCGGACTGGGCGGGGGCAGCTCCGACGCGGCCGCCGCGCTCATCGCTCTTAACGCATTGCACCAAAGCGCCCTGGAGCCCCAGCGCCTGGCCGAGCTGGCCGCCGGGCTGGGCGCGGACGTTCCTTTCTTCCTGGCCGGGTGCGCCGCCTGGTGCACCGGCATCGGCGAGCGGGTGGAGCCCTGGGAAGATTTCCCTCCCCTGCACTATGTCCTGGTCAATCCCGGCTTCGCCCTGTCCACGGCCTGGGTCTACCAACAATTTGATTTGCAATGGACAAATACCCTTCAAACCACTAAAATAAAACGCCCCCAAAGAAAGACGGACCCTATCGGCGGACTCCTGTTCAATGATTTGGAGTCGGTTTCTCTTAGGGAGCACCCCATACTGGGCAAGATCAAGTCGGCGCTAAAAGAGGCCGGTGCCGAGGGGTGTTTGATGAGCGGCAGCGGACCCACCGTGTTCGGGGTGTTCGCCCAAGCCACCCAGTGTGGGGAAGCGGCCCGCCGCCTCCGCCAACGGGGAGGGTGGTGGGTTCGGTCTTGCCAAGGCGTCAGAGCTTGAGCTACGAGGAGGGGGCTTAGCATGGACGTGACCGAGGTAAGGGTCTTCCCGGTAGAGGAAGAGCGACTAAAGGCTTACGCAACTATCACCCTTGATCATTGCTTCCTGGTGAGAGACCTCAAGATCATCCATGGCAATAAGGGCCTGTTTGTGGCTATGCCCAGCAAAAAGCGCAAGGATGGCACTTACCAGGACACCGCACATCCCCTGAACCGGGAAACGCGGCGCATGATCGAGGATGCGGTTCTAGCCGAATACGAACGCGTCCGGAACGAAGACGTTCTGGTCAGCGAAGCCGGCGGATAGGCCGGCACCGGGCAGTCGCCGCCAACGGGGGGGCCGGCCTTTTGAGGCCGGCGCGGCTTTGAGCCAGCGAGACTCTCGCCGGGCTCCGATGGTGGAGTTCGGGCGAGGGCTGGCTTTTTGGCGGAAGCCTGTTAAAAATTTAGGTCTTACTTAGGCTCCGGCGCCCGCCCGGTCCGCCCCCCGGCGGCAGAGGCCCGCGCCGGACGCGCCAAACAGGCGGCCGCGCGCCGGGCGCCGGGTATTGGGCCCCGTGGGGCCCGGGGAATAACTGGGAAGCCATGTTCAACAAGCTCAAGGTCTTCACGGGCAACAGCAATCCCCATCTGGTGGAGGAGATCTGCCACTACCTGCACCTGCCGGTGTCCCAGGCGGTGGTGCGCCGTTTCAGCGACGGCGAGGTCTTCGTGGAGGTGGGCGAAAACGTGCGCGGCTCGGACGTGTTCGTGGTGCAGTCCACCAGCCCGCCGGTCAACGACCACCTGATGGAGCTTCTGATAATGCTGGACGCCTTCAGGCGCTCCAGCGCCCAGCGCATCACCGCGGTGATCCCCTACTACGGCTATGCCCGCCAGGACCGCAAGGTGGCCCCCCGGGTGCCCATCACCGCCAAGCTGGTGGCCGACTTGATCACCACGGCGGGGGCCCGCCGCGTGCTGGCCATGGATCTGCACGCCGGACAGATCGGCGGCTTCTTCAACATCCCGGTGGACCATCTCTACTCCGCGCCCATCATGCTGGACTATCTGCGCAAGAACCTCACCGGCGACGCGGTCATCGTGAGCCCCGACGCCGGCGGCGTGGAGCGCGCCCGGGCCATCGCCAAGCGGTTGCAGGCCGGGCTGGCCATCATCGACAAACGGCGCGAGGCGGCCAACGTGGCCGAGGCCATGAACATCATCGGCGACGTCAAGGGCCGCCGGGCGGTGATCCTGGACGACATGATCGACACCGCGGGCACCCTCACCGAGGCGGCCCGGGCGCTGACCGAGCATGGGGCCAGCGAG
It encodes the following:
- a CDS encoding DegQ family serine endoprotease → MNIHKPLLLALALLMALAVAVPASAEYVPASFADLASKVSPAVVNIRIVKVIKSGGPGMYNFQGQQQGPGSENQPGAPDLHEFFRRFFGGQGGPGGPGGPGMPPGHPREFKQRALGSGVIIDPTGYAITNNHVVAEADEILVRTKDEKEYPATIVGRDPKTDLALIKIKADHELPFLSLGDSDKVRVGDWVLAVGNPFGLEHTVTAGIISAKGRIIGAGPYDNFLQTDASINPGNSGGPLINLKGEVIGINTAIVPQGQGLGFAIPVNTTKQIVAQLKTTGRVIRGWLGVTIQPVTKELAEKFGLDEAMGALVADVVPGSPAAKAGLKRGDVIVRYDGKKVKDMQALPRLVAETKVGNEVTVEVVRGGKKRPLQVTIGELKSETPAKAKVGKVEQNKLGLALQQLTPDLAKQLGIPGKKGLVITGIEGGSPAAEAGLMRGDVILEAAQKPVTNLQEFNDAAGKLKPGDGLLLLVQRRDSTLFVVIKAPKN
- a CDS encoding DUF1844 domain-containing protein encodes the protein MSEQDKGFTVKDRRRRFDMDGEAPSAQEEAKETQLREEAAAPPPPPDPQPDLGQGSDLEMEMEQEPQEGQRHHLPPVDFSGLILSLAHATMMHLGQIPDPNGQPMPADLELARHTIDTIAMLKEKTQGNLSPEEQQLVETALTELRMAFVQIAR
- a CDS encoding ribose-phosphate pyrophosphokinase, whose amino-acid sequence is MFNKLKVFTGNSNPHLVEEICHYLHLPVSQAVVRRFSDGEVFVEVGENVRGSDVFVVQSTSPPVNDHLMELLIMLDAFRRSSAQRITAVIPYYGYARQDRKVAPRVPITAKLVADLITTAGARRVLAMDLHAGQIGGFFNIPVDHLYSAPIMLDYLRKNLTGDAVIVSPDAGGVERARAIAKRLQAGLAIIDKRREAANVAEAMNIIGDVKGRRAVILDDMIDTAGTLTEAARALTEHGASEVWACAAHPVLSGPAVTRLAESPISRVVVTNTIPLAEEAASNPKIHQLSVAQLLGEAVRRIHMEDSVSSLFV
- a CDS encoding 4-(cytidine 5'-diphospho)-2-C-methyl-D-erythritol kinase codes for the protein MHLTLEAPAKVNLYLRILGRRPDGYHDLATLMQPLDLSDTLEVTLGAPGLSLSCDRPELEGPDNLVLKAARAYYAALGRPPAARFHLVKRIPVAAGLGGGSSDAAAALIALNALHQSALEPQRLAELAAGLGADVPFFLAGCAAWCTGIGERVEPWEDFPPLHYVLVNPGFALSTAWVYQQFDLQWTNTLQTTKIKRPQRKTDPIGGLLFNDLESVSLREHPILGKIKSALKEAGAEGCLMSGSGPTVFGVFAQATQCGEAARRLRQRGGWWVRSCQGVRA
- the spoVG gene encoding septation regulator SpoVG, giving the protein MDVTEVRVFPVEEERLKAYATITLDHCFLVRDLKIIHGNKGLFVAMPSKKRKDGTYQDTAHPLNRETRRMIEDAVLAEYERVRNEDVLVSEAGG